In Deltaproteobacteria bacterium, the following proteins share a genomic window:
- a CDS encoding DUF1998 domain-containing protein: MGYKQIRIGQLIAPFGPGSIYTDRRGIPHVVAGIDHWFMRWDETTGVMIQCSNRAEFERFEPRLSAILRVDRFCSPPDYRHVSRGEIPPPNANLHIPAVRFPRWYRHTRTGEMRRFNLESVRLPKPTGGGRWQPVRFIAVCSAGHLCEFPWKQWIGCNCEGDGSLFLTDRGGSELTSIRVECRSCPQGSPGRKGRHLGGTTFKPDIRKGEESAFQKAGINCPGDRPWLGEGSNEPDCPHPLVGALINQTNIYFPRTISAISLPDIEIQDEAVSLLRIEIEQDPSTLGVGRTLWNMGKRGNTVAMVAAGLDERGVTYNHEQIEAALQSLFEDEQCSAPAGSAKPAAPESELLAFRRAEFNIIRNEINDPEHIPDLRVIQVSVPQTVTSWIYRVNLVERLRETRAFYGFDRLDTAPAPLVGMPQTATNQLFRDPPRLPQDRWLPVVEVFGEGIYIELDENQIAIWQAEQAAWLENRLDDGFIVRLGGIYQTLPPLGAANRAWASKYLLVHTMAHVLINQFVFECGYSTASLRERIYVSTDEEAPMASLLIYTAAGDSDGTLGGLVQLGRPDRLGQIIHRALSRASWCSADPVCSEHLGGQGSRLVNLAACHACVLLPETSCETINHGLDRGMLVGTPYRREGGFMSALLTELYSIV, encoded by the coding sequence ATGGGATACAAGCAAATTCGAATTGGTCAACTTATCGCGCCCTTCGGCCCAGGCAGTATATATACAGACCGCCGTGGAATCCCCCATGTTGTGGCAGGAATAGATCACTGGTTTATGCGTTGGGACGAGACAACGGGCGTTATGATCCAATGTTCAAACCGTGCCGAATTTGAGCGATTTGAGCCCCGTTTGTCTGCGATATTGCGCGTCGACCGCTTTTGCTCCCCACCGGATTATCGACATGTTTCAAGAGGAGAAATACCTCCACCGAATGCGAACCTGCATATCCCTGCTGTTCGATTTCCGAGGTGGTATCGTCATACAAGAACTGGCGAAATGCGTCGTTTTAACTTGGAGTCAGTTCGTCTACCCAAACCGACAGGGGGAGGACGGTGGCAGCCCGTTCGATTCATTGCGGTATGTTCTGCAGGGCATCTTTGTGAATTCCCCTGGAAGCAGTGGATAGGTTGCAATTGCGAGGGAGATGGCAGTCTTTTCCTGACGGATCGAGGTGGTTCAGAGCTCACCAGTATAAGAGTAGAATGTCGTTCTTGCCCACAAGGGTCCCCAGGCAGAAAAGGACGCCATCTTGGAGGTACGACCTTTAAACCGGATATCAGGAAAGGAGAGGAGAGCGCATTTCAAAAGGCAGGCATAAATTGTCCCGGCGACCGGCCTTGGCTGGGTGAAGGATCCAATGAACCAGATTGCCCCCACCCTCTTGTTGGCGCACTCATCAATCAGACAAATATATATTTCCCGCGGACCATCTCTGCTATCTCATTGCCAGATATTGAAATCCAGGATGAGGCCGTTTCGCTTTTGCGCATTGAGATTGAGCAGGATCCATCTACATTAGGTGTCGGCAGAACTTTATGGAACATGGGAAAACGCGGCAACACTGTAGCCATGGTCGCGGCTGGGTTAGATGAAAGAGGGGTTACGTATAACCATGAGCAGATAGAGGCTGCGTTGCAGAGTCTTTTTGAAGACGAACAGTGCAGTGCGCCTGCCGGGTCTGCGAAACCAGCGGCCCCTGAATCAGAACTCCTTGCATTCCGTCGTGCCGAGTTTAATATCATCCGAAATGAAATCAATGATCCCGAACACATCCCCGACCTGCGCGTTATTCAGGTCAGTGTTCCTCAAACAGTAACTTCTTGGATTTACCGCGTAAATCTTGTAGAGCGTCTCCGTGAGACAAGGGCTTTTTATGGCTTCGATCGGTTAGACACTGCTCCCGCCCCTTTGGTTGGCATGCCGCAAACGGCAACGAACCAACTATTCCGTGATCCGCCAAGACTTCCACAAGATCGTTGGCTGCCCGTTGTCGAAGTGTTCGGTGAAGGCATCTATATCGAATTAGATGAAAACCAAATTGCCATATGGCAAGCAGAGCAGGCTGCGTGGCTGGAGAATCGCCTAGATGACGGCTTTATAGTACGACTAGGGGGCATCTATCAAACCCTTCCTCCTCTTGGGGCAGCCAACCGTGCATGGGCCTCTAAATATTTATTGGTTCACACTATGGCACATGTTCTTATCAATCAATTTGTCTTCGAATGTGGATACAGTACAGCTTCTTTACGAGAGCGAATTTATGTTTCTACTGATGAGGAAGCCCCGATGGCTTCGCTTCTTATCTACACCGCTGCGGGCGATTCTGATGGGACCTTGGGTGGCCTTGTGCAACTCGGTCGTCCGGACCGTCTTGGTCAAATCATACATCGAGCGCTTAGCCGTGCATCTTGGTGTTCGGCCGACCCTGTATGCTCTGAGCATCTTGGAGGGCAGGGATCCAGACTTGTAAATCTCGCAGCCTGTCACGCTTGCGTCCTTTTGCCTGAAACATCCTGTGAAACGATTAACCACGGATTGGATCGGGGAATGCTGGTAGGTACCCCATACAGGCGAGAAGGTGGATTTATGTCAGCTTTGCTTACCGAGCTCTATTCCATTGTTTGA